A window from Gossypium raimondii isolate GPD5lz chromosome 7, ASM2569854v1, whole genome shotgun sequence encodes these proteins:
- the LOC105800163 gene encoding protein argonaute 16 has protein sequence MEKASTEEALELPSLPLPLPTIPSNVKLESLKPPKYSIVSRREVGTSGRKISLLANHFKVSVNAPDAVFYQYTVTVLSEDSRVVESKRIGRKLVDKLYQTYSSELAGKRFAYDGEKSLYTVGPLPQNKFEFTIVLEDSFAKWSPDADGGPAETGKRTKRSFQSKTYKVELSYSAKIPLKSISLALKGVQSDDSTQDALRVLDIILRQQAADRGCLLVRQSFFQDDSRNYVDLGGGVLGLRGFHSSFRPTQGGLSLNMDVSTTMILRPGPVFEFLKQNLNLNDERFWLKARRMLKNMRIKTRHRNMEFKITGLSEKPCCELFFPMKVKNGGCGEVRTVEITVYEYFTKHCGIELTYSADMPCLDVGKPKRPNYLPLELCSLVSLQRYTKALTTNQRATLVERSRQKPRERIQILTDALKNNKFNENPVLSACEISIGRQLTEVEGRILETPRLKVGNHEDCIPRNGRWNYNNKRFLDPKKIERWIAVNFSARCDLSQISRDLISCARNKGIEMERPHTLIEEERHQAAKAGPAARVEAMFDQIIAKLPGPPEFILCVLPVRKNSDIYGPWKKKCLCDMGIATQCISPGKINDQYLTNVLLKINSKLGGINSLLEIEKPSILPLLKDTPTLILGMDVSHGSPGRSDVPSIAAVVGSLHWPLISRYRASVRTQSPKMEMIEALYKPSPDGKVDDGIIRELLVDFYKTSGNRKPKQIIIFRDGVSESQFNQVLNIELEQIIKSYQFLGESDVPKFTVVVAQKNHHTKLFQANAPENVPPGTVVDTKIVHPRNYDFYMSAHAGMIGTSRPAHYHVLLDEIGFSPNDLQNLIHCLSYVYQRSTAAVSIVAPICYAHLAAYQMGQFLKLDELSETSSGNVTSTGSILVPDLPRLKKNVASTMFFC, from the exons ATGGAGAAAGCAAGTACTGAAGAGGCACTAGAATTACCATCTCTGCCCCTACCACTGCCAACAATACCATCCAATGTGAAGCTAGAGAGCTTGAAGCCTCCCAAGTATTCTATTGTCAGTAGGAGAGAAGTTGGGACGAGTGGACGAAAGATATCCCTGCTTGCCAACCACTTCAAAGTTTCTGTCAATGCCCCAGATGCTGTATTTTACCAGTATACT GTTACAGTTTTGTCAGAAGATAGTAGAGTTGTTGAAAGCAAGAGGATTGGGAGAAAACTTGTTGATAAACTTTATCAAACATACTCTTCGGAACTTGCTGGAAAAAGATTTGCCTATGATGGGGAAAAGAGTTTGTATACAGTGGGTCCTTTGCCACAGAACAAGTTTGAATTTACAATAGTGCTAGAAGACTCATTTGCAAAATG GAGTCCTGATGCTGATGGAGGCCCTGCTGAGACTGGCAAGAGGACAAAGCGTTCTTTTCAGTCAAAGACTTACAAAGTGGAACTAAGCTATTCTGCTAAGATACCCTTGAAGTCAATATCTCTTGCCCTCAAAGGAGTTCAGTCAGATGATAGCACTCAGGATGCTTTGAGAGTACTTGACATCATTCTAAGGCAGCAAGCTGCTGATCg AGGTTGCCTTTTGGTGAGACAATCATTCTTTCAAGATGATTCAAGGAATTATGTTGATTTGGGAGGAGGGGTATTGGGTCTGCGGGGCTTCCATTCCAGTTTTCGTCCCACTCAGGGGGGCTTGTCTTTGAATATGg ATGTATCTACAACAATGATTTTAAGGCCTGGACCAGTATTTGAGTTTCTAAAACAAAACCTGAATCTAAATGATGAACGTTTCTGGCTGAAA GCCAGACGAATGTTGAAGAATATGAGGATTAAAACAAGACACCGTAACATGGAATTCAAAATCACTGGTCTAAGTGAGAAGCCCTGTTGTGAGCTATT CTTCCCAATGAAAGTTAAAAATGGTGGTTGTGGTGAAGTCCGGACTGTTGAGATCACAGTGTATGAGTATTTCACCAAACACTGTGGAATTGAACTCACATATTCTGCAGACATGCCATGCCTTGATGTTGGTAAACCAAAACGTCCTAACTATTTACCCCTAGAG CTCTGTTCACTTGTTTCACTTCAGCGGTACACAAAAGCGTTAACTACAAATCAAAGGGCGACCCTGGTTGAAAGATCCAGGCAAAAGCCTCGGGAAAGAATTCAAATTCTGACTGAT GCTttgaaaaacaacaaattcaatgaGAACCCTGTACTTTCTGCATGTGAAATTTCAATAGGTAGGCAATTGACAGAAGTTGAGGGTCGGATCCTGGAGACTCCAAGG TTGAAGGTTGGGAATCACGAGGATTGCATCCCTCGAAATGGTAGATGGAACTATAACAACAAG AGATTTCTGGATCCAAAGAAAATTGAACGTTGGATTGCTGTCAACTTCTCTGCTCGCTGTGATCTCAGTCAAATTTCAAGGGATTTAATCAGTTGTGCAAGAAACAAGGGCATT GAAATGGAACGTCCGCACACATTGATTGAGGAGGAACGGCATCAAGCTGCTAAAGCTGGCCCTGCTGCTAGAGTGGAAGCAATGTTTGATCAGATTATAGCAAAGCTTCCTGGCCCCCCTGAGTTCATTCTTTGTGTCTTGCCAGTGAGAAAAAACTCTGATATATATG GACCTTGGAAGAAAAAATGTCTTTGCGATATGGGAATTGCCACACAATGCATTAGCCCTGGAAAAATTAATGACCAATACCTCACAAATGTCCTccttaaaatcaattcaaag CTTGGAGGAATCAACTCTTTATTGGAAATAGAGAAACCTTCAATCCTCCCATTGCTGAAGGATACTCCTACAttgattttgggaatggatGTCTCTCATGGGTCCCCTGGTCGATCAGATGTCCCATCAATAGCTGCA GTTGTTGGTTCGCTCCATTGGCCTTTGATTTCAAGGTACAGAGCATCTGTGAGAACACAATCTCCAAAGATGGAGATGATTGAAGCTTTATATAAGCCATCACCAGACGGAAAGGTTGATGATGGTATTATCAG GGAACTGCTTGTTGATTTCTATAAAACGAGCGGTAATCGCAAACCAAAACAAATTATCATCTTCAG GGATGGAGTAAGTGAATCACAGTTTAACCAAGTATTAAACATTGAGCTGGAGCAAATCATCAAG TCATATCAGTTTCTGGGCGAGTCTGATGTTCCCAAGTTCACAGTAGTCGTTGCTCAGAAGAATCATCATACAAAATTATTCCAAGCTAATGCCCCTGAAAATGTTCCACCAG GGACAGTAGTGGACACAAAAATTGTGCATCCGAGAAACTATGATTTCTACATGTCTGCTCATGCAGGGATGATC GGAACATCTAGGCCAGCTCATTATCATGTCTTGCTTGATGAGATAGGTTTCTCTCCTAATGACCTGCAGAATCTTATCCACTGTCTTTCCTATGT ATACCAAAGGAGCACAGCAGCAGTCTCAATAG TGGCTCCTATTTGTTATGCTCACCTTGCGGCATATCAGATGGGCCAATTTTTGAAGCTGGATGAACTTTCAGAAACATCTTCAGGAAACGTAACATCCACAGGAAGTATCCTTGTGCCAGACCTTCCGAGGCTGAAAAAGAATGTGGCAAGTACAATGTTCTTCTGTTGA